Genomic DNA from Mastomys coucha isolate ucsf_1 unplaced genomic scaffold, UCSF_Mcou_1 pScaffold16, whole genome shotgun sequence:
ATGGGGAATAAAGTTTAATGTGTCCATCTGTTAGTGGCGTCTGTGGAGCCGAACAGTATTCTCTTACAACAGAGCCTTTTGCTCCTTTTTACTAGTTTAAAATGGCCATAGACAAAGCAGGGAGTCCTGTTATGGAAACACTATTAGTTGAGGAGTAGAAGGAAGTCATTCTAGTTTCTTCCTTCCAGACTTCTTCCTTGAACTGTCAGTGGCTGTGCAATCAGAGGGAAAATATACATCACCAGACAGTACATTGTCCTTACCTGGCAAATCCAAGGCCCGAGGAATCATCTGTACCAGCCACAAAATAACTTTCTAATaaacaccaaataaaataaaataaataaaatagcaaagcaGATGGAAACCAGGGGTGCTCCTACCACTTTGGTATTGGCGTAAAACTTCCTTTCTCAGACAGCGGGGACAGAACCTAAGGTTTACTGAGGTTTATTGAGGTCTTGATTTCTACCAGTTGTTCAGGTTGGTACTTGGTAACacaatgctttaaaaaacaaaacaaacaaacaaaatcaacaaaaccccCTACATACAAGGTATTGCTATCTTTCTTCTATATGTGGAGAAATGGAGGCTCAGGCAGATTGAATAATCTGAGGTCATGAATGGTAATGGGTTTTATGATTGCAATACTAAaatttgttggtttgcttttttcctttaaattacatcatatttctatttcattgaccAGAAAtccttatttttataataaagattGGCTCTATTACCTATaagctttaaatatatacatgtatacatctatatattaaatgatgtgcatatgtgtgactGAGGATTTGTGAATGTGAGAACATAGGTGCTCACAgaatccagaagacagcatcagatgcCCCAGAACTGACGTTATAACCTACCTCAGTGCTAGGAATCAAGCTTGAgtctctgtaagaacagtgtgTGCTCTTTTTGCTGTTGTGtatatgtttgcttgtttatttgtgtgagaCACAATCTCATTACAAAGCCCTAGGTGGACTGGAACTTGtaatagaccaggttggcctcagactcatagagaccCATCTGTCttcacctccagagtgctgagattaaaggcatgtgccaccatacccagctacaGCATGTGCACCTAACCACTGAACAACCTCTCTGTCCTGtggcttctttaaaaatgtttggcATACTTTTTGAAATTTGTATACTTTTACACAATTTGATCCTAACACTTTGTCATCATCTCGCTCCAATGGCCCCTATCCTATCCATTGTTGTTATTATAATGCCTGCTGCCCATATACCCATGGATATAGCTATTGGAGCATGGGTAATCTACTACCCAAGTCCCCGGAGGATAgtggctccccctcccccagcagtcACCATCATCCCTAGGCTTCTAAATCCATGAATCTCTGTAACAAGTGGATTGCCTGGGAAGCCTTTTCACAGGCTAGGACCACCCGATAATTTGACATTGCAACATGACTACAGGATGTCGTTCATGAAGTTCAGGCTAAGAGAGCTGAGCAATCAATGTATCAAAAACAATGCAAAAGGAATCCCATAATGTTTTAAGTTAAATCTACAGTTCTAAAGTGTGAGGCATTCGTAACTCTCCTGGAGCACGTGGGCCTCAGGCTAGACACACCTTCTAGAGCAATCCATGAACTCTCCCGTTTCCTTCCATATTAAAGGCGTGCTAGGTTTTTGATGCTTCAGAAATGATAAGGCTTCGTTATCTTTGACCACACAGAGACAGCACAGCTGGTTTTATTAAATCGGAGGCTGTGAATGAGGAGAGCTCTCCGTTATTAgaatcctcccccacccctgcttgtGTTTTGACTTCTTTTTGTGGAGGTAGTAGAAGGTAGTTTTCTATTTACTGTGCTCAtttaataagaataaatacaGCATGGTTGGGAGCAGATAAAAGGAACTTGTCTTAAGTACTGCCATTTTGCCTTCAGACTCCATTTTACCTAAACTGACCAACTCCTCAAAGCAACAATAGTTCAACAAAACATACCTGTTCCCATCCCCCTTTCTAAGCAATAATAGTCCCCCCAAACACAATGCCTGTTCctaacaacagaaagaacaaacgAATTTGATTGGTTGAGCAAAAAGCTTACATTCAATGTCAGTTAACAATGATGGAACACTTGGGAAAGCCTTTAATCCCCGACTTCTGATTGGTGAAATTTTTTAACTTAGCTCAGTTGCTTGTGTGTTTTATGCTTATAAACCCTCCCTCAGCTCCTACTCAGGGCTGCCAGAAGAAACAAGACTCCCGAGTCCTTGCCTGGTGGCCCTGATGGATCATGGACTCTGCTTATGTGGTGGGAACAATTTCACAAGATCACTGGTgtattctttcctcttcctcgTGGTGCATAACAGACGTGGTGTCACAACACAACTTCACCAAAAACACGATGCCCAATGGACTACATTCAAAATTCTAAAATGTGATTCTGTTCAGATATATTGGAATCTTCTTGCGCTGATCTAGAAGAAATTTCCGCTTCTTGGCCTCCATGAGTTAATAAGACATCCTCTGAGCACAAGCGTTCTTAGTCATTGTCTCTTTTCAGTAATTGACATCGTAAGACTAGCTAACAATCAAGACTTCCTTCTTCACGCTGCCACAAGTTTTTCCTCTTCCTGAACAGGCCTCCGTGAGCTGAGCCGGCAGCAAAAGAAGGGACAGATGTGGATTCTAGCTATTCTCTCTTGCTCTACTGCCTCCACCACCTCCCCCAACATCCTGGGCAATGGTTTCTGAGACTATCTAGTTtggaaataacagaaaaagaggaaaaaacttAAATAGCATACATAACATTTGgcttttgttctctcttcaagCTGGTCCTGAGAGTTTTGTGTGAAGCACCCATGTAGCCAGCCTTTGGCTACTTCacgggttcttctttcttctacactttcaatcccctaacactagatggaaaagaaaaaaggatagagaggaaagagaaggaaagagacactTTAATAAAGTCAAGGGTCAGAAGGGGGCTGATGTTAGACTATTCTGATGACTAGGGGTATCGCATTTCTTGGGACGAGTTTGATCTTCACAGTCAGGAATctaacttctcctcctcctcccccttttcctcttctttctctcctcctctggtTTCTTCCTTcgcatgactacttaacaaacccaACCAACAACAATCAtacatctgcagctggcaaaatcacacctgCTAGAGCACGAAGCAAATCATGGATTCTGACAGTCCGAAGCAGCTCTATATACCACACCAGggatcaaaataaaaacacatgccCATCGtagttctgtgtttttaaaagaaagcaaaattccagaattcttacTACACACCCACATTTCTACCTCTTGAGATTTGGTGATCTACcacccttcaaaaaaaaaaaaaaaaaacctcatgattCCCAGGGCATCAGACAAGTATGCCAGGAAGCAGGGATATTTCTACAGACCTCTGATAACCCTAAATACAACGCAAAAGGGCATATTAGAAAAcataagtaaaactaaaaaaacaTTGATTGGAGTGTGTTGCTCGAGGTTggcatgggagggagggagggagggaaactggatTTGATTATGCCTGTATTGAAATGTCAtgctgagccgggcagtggtggcacacgcctttaatcccagcacttgggaagcagaggcagatttctgagttcaaggccaacctggtctacagagtgagttccaggacagccagggctacacagagaaaccctgtctcgaaaaaccaaaaaaaaaaaaaaaaaaaaaaaaaaaaaaaaaaaaaaaaaaaaaaaaaaaaaaaaaaaaaaaaagaaaagaaaagaaaagaaatatcatcctgaattcCTTAATTTGCATAATTTACTCCTATTAATtaagaacaaaatgtttaaaaaaataaagagctagCTGATATGTAAACATTGAAAACACATTCAGTGAAAAGATTCAAACATAAAAAGACCATCtattatgcattatatattttttaatttattcatatttatttattttattagatattttctttatttacatatcatatgatttcttctttcccagtttcccctccaaataacccaaaccaaaccaaaccaaacaaacaaaaacaacaagaacaaacccctgttgcttctcctctccccctgtttgccaacccaccctctcccacttactggccctggcatcccccaacactggggcacagaaccttcatagggccaagggcctctcctcccattgatgactgatttatGCAATTATATTTGAATGAAATGTCCATAGAGGTAGAAAGTAGCTGAGAACCTAATGgcctaaaaatagaaaatgaataccCTCTTCTAAAAATGTCTGCAGTTTCTTTTAGGGATAATGACATTGTTTCAGAATATGATGACAGTGACGTTTGGGCAAATGGTTAATATATTAAACTTTaggttaattttatttcaataaaataatcttaGGAATAAGATTATTCCTAATAAAAAATTcctaataagaaataaaaatatggctgggcagtggtggcacatgcctttaatcccagcacttgggaggcagaggcaggcggatttctgagttcgaggccagcctgatctacagggtgagttccaggacagccaaggctacacagagaaaccctgtctcaaaaaaacaaacaaacaaacaaaaacaaaaaaaattacatttttagttcCAATAATCACTCAAACTTTAACTTTGAAGTTGCATTTGTGTATAGTTTTGTAAGGCTCCTGTGAAAGGCTTGGGGTATAAGTCTCATGTCCCAGAAGTTTGATGTATGTTACAAATTATATCACCTGCTACATAGTATGCACTTTGAACTTGTAAATAGAAAACTATTTTGAGGGTttcttcttattgttgttgttggttggtttggtttattgcttaattcatttttattgtttgctttttggcTGGAGTGGAACTCCCTATTAGACTAACctagaactgcctgcctctgcttccggagagctgggattaaaggtgtcagCCATCATACCTGGCCCTAAttcttgaaataaaaatgcctacaTGCTGTAGTTGAAGACAGAGTAGGTATGATTATCAAATTCTGATTCAGTTGAACCTCAGCAGTAGATTCAAAGAAAGCatgggaagagaaatgaaaggggCCTGTCATGTAAAGCCGTTAGGTTATCTCTTGAACTTTGAACTTCCACATCACTGTATGAATTGGTTCGAAGATAAGAAATGGAATAAATTCTCTCTAGTGGACAGGACGGGACCTCTGCTTTCCTAGAGACACACACGGCTGAGATCATGGCTTTTGATGGCACTTGGAAAGTAGACCAGAACGAGAACTATGAAAAGTTCATGGAGAAAATGGGTAAGGACCATTTGCTTTCTCCTGTCTGCGTGGTTACTGAATGACCTGTGATGTGGTAAGGTTCTAGGCATGATTGTTCAGAGCCAGGAAATCCATATTTGCACCTCCTGCTTTAGGAAGAGTAGAGTGTCTCCCTAGGGCGAGCCCTGCTCTCTGAAACACACTAAAGAAAGAGCCATCTGTGGTTTCTTCCCTTGCCTGGTAACTGCACATGTGTAGTTGAAAACTGATATGTTTGTGTTcacttaaaaaagaatattatagtCAGTTATGATCATTTCCAGAGCTTAAAAAACCCACTGGATTATAGGGGATTTAAAAAGCAAGGATCTCTtaataaagtaagaaaagaaaattgttaaaACTCAACTTGAATAAATGATATGTAATTCTTTTCTCTAAGTTATCTCACTTTAGTAATAACCATAAAAAGCTGTATATTCTTCGTGGAGGTGTGATTTAACTATAGTATAAATGTCTACTAACATTCTGGTAGTTTACACTACAAACTGGCcaaaaatgtttcatttctcaaaataaagCCTAAATAAATGATCTCTTTTACTTCAAGGATCCTGAAgtttataaaatttcatattataATGAATTAATCATAaaatttcataataatttttcTGACTTAGGCCAATGAGGAATGCTACAAAGAGGCACTATATTTACAAGGCAAATAAACCATGGTGGTGTACACCAGGGATCTTAACAGTCTTGAGAGTGGGTTGTGAGTTATAAACTAACTTGTGCTGTGCAGCAAGTTTGGGGGCCTGCCTGGGTTATATACCAAGACCCagtttcaaacaacaacaacaattgaAAGCAAAGTCATGCTGGACTTTAATAAATATCCAGACCTGAGTTTGTGTTCCTTTAATATGTGAATATaccttttaaaacttcatttggCATTGCTGACATTTGGTTGATCATTGAAGCAAAAAGTTTGTTAATCTTGTTAATCTTGTTAATGTCCAGGCCTAAGGTGCTACAGTTCGTGGCTTCGTTTACATTTTCTTACTTTGGAAAGCAGCTTGATCCTTCCCTGAGAACCTGTCAGAGCTTCCCCTTTTTTCTCTAGAAGATTTTGTTGGTGTTGTGCACACATGacactctctgctctttcttccgTACCCACAAATTAAAGATGAGCAAACCAAAACAGAACTTGGAAAGAGAAGCCCTTTCAGTGACACTCTGATTTCATGCCCCCTCCAACCTCTCTCCTTTGCAGGCGTTAACATGGTGAAGAGGAAGCTTGGAGCTCATGACAACCTGAAACTGACAATCACACAGGATGGAAATAAATTCACAGTCAAAGAATCAAGCAACTTCCGAAACATTGATGTCGTGTTTGAACTCGGTGTCAGCTTTTCCTATAGCCTAGCAGATGGAACAGAACTCACTGTAAGACATTTTTATAAGCAGtgcattcttgatttttttttttttttttttaccaatacTAAGTGGTTTATCTCAAAGGAATGGTGCAGCTAATGCAAGCCTTCTTCATTGACTGAAGATGCCAATGAAGTCCGTTCATAACTTATATTACACGCATTGGCAAAATGTTTAAATCTAACATCTCATTATGATGCCCATCTGTGAAAAAGCTATATTGAAAAATAAGACTTAGACTAATCCTCTTAGATTGACTGACTGTAGGGATAGTCTCAAAGAAGTGTAAAGGACTGTATTTTCAACTCTACATGCAGGTGGAGCACATGCTTTCAGTGTTCATGATATTGAAATTTAAGAACTACTTTATAAATGTACTTGAACAATAAAGGGGGGGAATGTAGCTGAATCAGGAGACTGCAGCAAGCACAAAACCATGGGTTGTGTTTCCAGCGCTATATAAAACTGGCCATGGTCACAAGCCTGTAATCCAAAACTTGGGAACTGGAGTTCATGAAGTCAAGCTTATCCTCAGATATAgactaagtttgaggccagcttgggctacatgagatcttacctgaaaaaaaaaaaaaagcatttattaaaCACTTAATGAATGAACAAGTAGCCAAATGTGAGAGTCTAATGCATCATAGGGTCATTAAGAATGTCCCTTTCAGTgtataagattaaaaacaaaattagggaATCAGTTTTTCAAGTAATTTTTCAAAACGTTTTTTAGCCTTGAAGTTTTTCTAGTCAAATACATTTCtagtggcttgtgtgtgtgtgtgtgtgtttgtgcgtgcacGCACTTGTAGTAGGTACACAGGGaaaagccagaggaggacatcaattgccatgctcccatcttattcccttgagacagggtatctcactgAACCGGAGGTAGGCTGGTGGCCATAAAGCCCCAGTGATCCTATCTCTGTCCTCTACAGCGCTGGTGCCAGGCATATGGGAACACACCTTTTGATGTTGGATTCTGGGTTTGAGTTCAGGTCTTCACAGTTGTGAAGCAAGTTCTCttaccagctgagacatctcttcagccccgcCCTGACAGCATAACTGTTGAATACCTTATCACTAATGATAAACAGGGCTCATCAGCATAGAGCGCGTCTCTTCAGGGTGGTGCTCAACAGTTGCCAACACAGCCTTGAGTCCCATAGCTCATGTACAGTGAGTGCTCTTTCTGACTTTGGGCGAACTGCTCTGTCATTTCTTAGTCTCCACAGATGTAAATGGAGGTAACGTTATTACTTCATACCATCCATAGGGTCACTGTGAGTGAATGTGGCTCTGTAAAACTGGAAATCATGTTAGATACATCCAAGACTACAATAAATGCTGCTTTATTGTGACACAGGGGACCTGGAACATTGAGGGAAATAAACTTATTGGAAAATTCACACGTGTAGACAATGGAAAGGAGCTGATTGCTGTCCGAGAGGTTTCTGGTAATGAACTAATCCAGGTAAGTTGTAAGAAATGTTAATAAGTACATTCCAAAGACAAAAGTGATTATGAGTAAGAATTTTGATcttctcatatatacatatgtgtgtatatgtatatacatgtatatgtgtatttgtacatacatatgtgtatgtatatatattacaaaacagtaataatatatatttctatataacagtaaaaatatatatatatatatatatatatttcttatacttGATAGCAGCATTTTATGAAGATATAGGGGTAGAACCATTGAAACTAAATttgtgtggggctggtgagatggctcagtggggaaagagcaccgactgctctttggaaggttatgagttcaaatcctagcaatcacatggtggctcacaatcacccataatgagatctgacgccctcttctggagtgtctgaagacagctacagtgtatttacatataataaataaataaatctttaaaaaaaaaacctaaatttgTGGTTGCAGGCATTTACGTTTTCTTGTTAAGATAGGAAttgatatatgtctatatgtaagCTCTTCAATAAATAATGCCATATATATAAGAAAATGCTAGGACGGACTCTAACATTCCTATCTTTCTTACTTTGAGATTTTAACTTAAtagcacattctttttttatgtCTGTCAACATCTTTCAGACCTACACCTATGAAGGAGTCGAGGCCAAGCGGATCTTTAAGAAGGAATAAGCCGGCTTCTGGGAGCCTGGAGCAACGCTGTAGAGCTGAACTGATGTCAGATTTCTTTCTCCATCATGCTAATGCCAGGCTCACGCATCATCTTATGAGCACTGATTTGTCAAAGCCGAAGGAGTAAAAGTGAATTAGGACTATATTTGTTTTATGACCCTTAAGATGAACtagtcttttaaaagaaaataaatcctgCTCTCCCATTGCTTTGTATGtagtgtttcctttaaaaaaaaaaaaaaaacttgtgtgCTGTATGCATTgatgtttctttcttaaatattgtgtgtgtgtgtgtactagttGTGATTttactgaacattttaaattgataCACTCCACATAAAACATCCTGAGTGGTCCCTTGTAATAGATGGTCCTCAATGTATATTATTGAACAGTGTGTCCTTGTGAGAAAATGGACCAAAATGTAGATTGAAACCTCTCCTTTGAGTAGATCAAaaaacttttttctatttttatttatttatttatttacactgcagattttattcccctcccagtgtaccctccaactgttccacatcccatacctcctccctaccccctgtctccatgaggatgtccccaccatcccccctgcccccactagacctctaaactccctggggcctccagtctcttaagggttaggtgcatcttctctgactaagcCCACACccggcagtcttctgctgtatgtgtgttgggagcctcatatcagctggttgtgctgcctggttggtattccagtatctgagagattcgggggtccagattaatgaagactgctggtcctcctacagggttgcccttctcctctgcttcttccagcctttctccaactcaaccacaggggtcagcagcttctgtccattgattgggtgcaattggtttcagagggcagtcatgctaggtccttttttgtgagtgctccatagcctcagtaatagtgtcaggcctcgaGGCCTCCCCTTGgcctagatcccactttgggcctgtcgctggaccttctcttcctcaggctcctctccatttccatccctgcagttctttcagacaggaacagttacttataggtcagagttttgactgtgggatggcaaccccatccttcacttgaaGCCCTGTCTTTCTGGTGGAGGTTCCCTCCCCCCACTGTAGGggatttcatctagggtcccatcctttgagtcctgagagtctctcacctcccagcactctggtgcattctggaggaggatccccccaacctcctacctcccaaggttgcctgtttccattctttctgctggccctcagggcttcagtccttttcctcaacccaataccagatcatgttctctcctccaccccaccccccatacctcctcccctctcccctttccctcccaggtcccgccctccctccccacttgtggttgctttcttctccctcccaagtaggactaggtgtcctcacttgggcccttcagcttgttgacctttttgagttctggactatatcttgggtattctgtacttttttttgtttttgtttttagctaatatccacttcatATTACATTCAAATTATGCATGTAATTTTGGGTCtgacttcactcaggatgatattttctagttccatccatttgcctgcaaaactcaggatgtccttaaCAGCTGaacagtagtactccattgtataaatgaaccacattttctctatccattcttctgtcgtgggatatctaggttgtttccagcttcacaATAagctggctatcataaataaggccactatgaacatagtggagcatgtgcccctatggcatggtggggcatcttttgggtatgttcccaagagtagtatagctgggtcttcaggtagatctatttccaattttctgaggaacctccagattgatttccagagtggttgtactggtttgcaatcccactagcaatggaggagtgttcctctttctccgcatcctcgccaacatgtgttgtcacctgaggttttgatcttagccattcccaTTAGTGTAAGGTGAAACCTCAgggtcattttggtttgcatttctcgGATCaccaaggactttgaacatttctttaggtgcttctcagccatttgagattcctctgttgtgaattcttagtttagttctatgccccatttttcgattgggttgtttgggtttttggtggttagcttcttgagttctttatatattttggatattatattAGCATtttatcagatgtggggttagtgaagattttttccaaatctgtaggttgctgatttgtcctattgactagttcctttgccttacagaagctttccagtttcatgaggtcccatttatcaattcttgattttaaagcgtgagccattggagttctgtttaggaaattttcccctgtgccaatgagttcacagctctttcccactttcccttctattagatttagtgtatctggttttatgttgaggtccttgattcacttggatttgagttttgtgcaaggtgacaaatatggatctattttcatttttctacatatagacagccagttagaccagcaccatttattgaagatgctttcttttgtccattgtatattttgggcttctttgtcaaagatcaagtgtaagtgtgtggtttcatttctgggtcttcagttctattccattgatcagcctgtctgtctgtagaaataccatgcagtttttatcactattgctctgtagtagagcttgaggtcagggatggtgatttcccctagactctcttttattgttaagaattgtttttgctattctggttttttgttttgttttgttttgttttgtttttttgtttgtttgtttttttgcctttccagatgaatttgagaattgctctttccatatctttgaagaattgtgttgggattttgatgggaattacattgaatctgtagattgcctttggtagg
This window encodes:
- the Fabp2 gene encoding fatty acid-binding protein, intestinal, with the translated sequence MAFDGTWKVDQNENYEKFMEKMGVNMVKRKLGAHDNLKLTITQDGNKFTVKESSNFRNIDVVFELGVSFSYSLADGTELTGTWNIEGNKLIGKFTRVDNGKELIAVREVSGNELIQTYTYEGVEAKRIFKKE